The genomic window AAGCAAATTCTTCATCACCAATTTCATAAAGTATTTTTTCTTTAAGCCAGGCAATCATTAAAGTTTCATAATCAATTTCTAAAAGTTGCGCTAATTTTGAAATCTGCTCTTTGGTCGGTTTTCGGGTTCCCGACTCAAATTTACTGATTAATGCTTGATCTATTTCAGCAAGCTGAGCCAGTTCACGGGTTTTTAAACCTTTTTGTTCTCTTGCATTTTTTAAAAGCGATTTCATTTATGAATTATTTAGTCTTGACAGATTTGGTCATTTTTTTGTTTGTAATAAAAGCGACTTTAAAGGTCGCTTTTATTAATCTTTTATTTTGGAGGTAAAGAACCGTCTTTTCTCATTTCTTTTACTACAGCCTGCATAATTGCATCAACCGTTTGTCCTAAATCTGTAACATACTGCGATTCTGTCGTTCCTGTCCAGATTAATTTATTTTCTTTTAATGAAAAAATATTGGTTTCTACCATATAAGATGTTGTTTCCTGATAGTACCCTGGATCGTAAAAGGTTGGCGAATACATTCCGTACCAATTCCCAAAACCATAGCCATACATTCCTGTATACATTCCATCAAAACCTCCGTAATACATTCCGGTATAAGTTCCTGGAACATAATTTGTTTCCTTTTCTTTGCTTACCAATCGCATTGTTATTACTCCGTCGAAATTTTCATCTTGAAGGATTTTTAACTTCTGCTCCTTTGTGAGGTCTTTTGTACTTTCGTTTAAATATTGGTATGAAGTTTTAAAAATTTCGTTACCAGCCGCAATTCTGTTTTCTGTAACTCTTCGCGAAGCTTCATCTTTTACTAAAGCTACGACCAAAACTTTTTTGAAATTTTCTTGAGAAACGGTGATTTTAGGATCTCTCCAGCTGTTTACGATTGAAGTATTACTTGAACAACTTGAAAGTATAACTACAGCGAAAAACAAACATAAGTACTTTTTCATATTTTACAGTTAAATTGGTTACAAGTAAAAATAACGATAAAATATTAATAAATAGGAATGTACGTAAATTAAAAAAGCTTTTTAGTTAAAAGCTTTTTTAATACGGTCTAAATCACGCTTAGTATCTTGTTCTTTCAGCGATTCTCGCTTGTCGTAATTTTTCTTTCCCTTACAAAGACCAATCTGAAGTTTTGCTAAGCCTTTTTCATTTGTGAACAATTTCAGTGGCACAATAGTAAGTCCTTTTGCCTGAACACTTTTGTGAAGTGTTTTTAGTTCTTTTTTATTCAGAAGCAGTTTTCTTTCGCTTCTAGATTTATGATTGAATTGATTTCCAAATGAATACTCTTCTATGTAAGTATTGATTGCAAAAAGCTCCATACCGCTAAACTCGCAAAAGCTTTCTGTAATGTTCGCTTTTCCTAAACGTATTGATTTGATTTCGGTACCCGCTAAAACAATTCCAGCAGTATACGTGTCGATTATTTCATAATCAAATCGGGCTCTTTTATTTAATATATTGACTGATTTTAACATAAGTGCAAATGTAAGACAAAATTGAAAAACTTTATGAAGAGCTAAGATAATTAAAGTTTTTTTTTAATCTATGATTTTAATCAGCTGCGACAAAAATGCTTCCTTTTAAGTTTGCTTTATAATTCAAAAACAAAATTAAAATGAAAAAAATTGTAACACTGGCAAGTATTGTATTAATTAGTTTAACTGCTAAAGCTCAAGATTCATCTCAGGGATTAAAAGGAGCTTGGTTTGCGACTTCTCAGTTTGGTTATCAGCAGACTAAAACGGCTGATTCAAAAAATACAACTTTATCTGTACTGCCAATCGTTGGAACATTTGTAACGCCATCTGTTGCCGTGGGTGCTGGAGTTGGATATATTAATATCAAGGCAGATTCTGATGCAGGAACAGCTGCGAAAACAGATTTGTTTGTTGCGCAGCCTTTAGTGAGAAAGTATTGGAATGTTGCGGGTTCTCTTTATTTCTTCGGACAGTTGGCAGTTCCAATCATTACTGGTAAAGAAAAAGAAAGTGAATTAAAAGTAAATCAGGTTGGTGTATCGTTATCAGGAGGTTTCGATTATTTTGTAACTAAAAATTTCTCTGTTGAGTTTTCTTATGACTTAGCCAACTTTACATCGACAACTATTGATCCAAAAACAGGAGATAAAACGACAGTTACTAATTTTGGTTTAGCGCACGCAGCAAATGTTGATCCGTTTTATAATACAGCTTTAGGAGGAAGTAATCCTAATTTAACGTCTCCAATTTCTGTTGGATTTAAATTCTTATTCTAATTTATTCTTTATTTGATTATCGTAAAATTCTATTTTAGTAATTTTGCAAAAAAGAAAGACCGTACTTTTTTATAGTACGGTCTTTTTATATAATTTAAAGATATAAAATGCAAAATCAGTCCAAAGATCCTTTACACGGAATCACACTTCAAAAAATTGTAGAAACTTTAGTAGATCATTATGGTTTTGACACTTTAGGAGAACTAATTCCAATTAAATGTTTTCAATCAAATCCTAGCATCAAATCAAGTCTTACTTTTTTAAGAAAAACAGACTGGGCGCGAAAAAAAGTCGAAGATCTTTACGTAAAATCGTTACCTAAATTCTCTAATTTATAATTTATACGAAATCATTACTCCGCCGCGGTAAGGAAGCCATTCGCCGCTCTTATTGTAGTTAGGTGCTTTATCGTATCTTCCAGGAGTTCCATCATTATAATAACCATGGTAAAAACCTTGATGCCAGCCTCCGCCAACGA from Flavobacterium fluviale includes these protein-coding regions:
- a CDS encoding outer membrane beta-barrel protein, encoding MKKIVTLASIVLISLTAKAQDSSQGLKGAWFATSQFGYQQTKTADSKNTTLSVLPIVGTFVTPSVAVGAGVGYINIKADSDAGTAAKTDLFVAQPLVRKYWNVAGSLYFFGQLAVPIITGKEKESELKVNQVGVSLSGGFDYFVTKNFSVEFSYDLANFTSTTIDPKTGDKTTVTNFGLAHAANVDPFYNTALGGSNPNLTSPISVGFKFLF
- a CDS encoding membrane lipoprotein lipid attachment site-containing protein, encoding MKKYLCLFFAVVILSSCSSNTSIVNSWRDPKITVSQENFKKVLVVALVKDEASRRVTENRIAAGNEIFKTSYQYLNESTKDLTKEQKLKILQDENFDGVITMRLVSKEKETNYVPGTYTGMYYGGFDGMYTGMYGYGFGNWYGMYSPTFYDPGYYQETTSYMVETNIFSLKENKLIWTGTTESQYVTDLGQTVDAIMQAVVKEMRKDGSLPPK
- the smpB gene encoding SsrA-binding protein SmpB; protein product: MLKSVNILNKRARFDYEIIDTYTAGIVLAGTEIKSIRLGKANITESFCEFSGMELFAINTYIEEYSFGNQFNHKSRSERKLLLNKKELKTLHKSVQAKGLTIVPLKLFTNEKGLAKLQIGLCKGKKNYDKRESLKEQDTKRDLDRIKKAFN
- a CDS encoding VF530 family protein translates to MQNQSKDPLHGITLQKIVETLVDHYGFDTLGELIPIKCFQSNPSIKSSLTFLRKTDWARKKVEDLYVKSLPKFSNL